In the Flavisolibacter tropicus genome, one interval contains:
- a CDS encoding response regulator transcription factor, with product MEGKKAKILLCEDDPNLGSVLKNYLELNDYDVTLERDGRLGLAAFQREQFDLCLLDVMMPNMDGFTLAEEIRDINPDVPLFFLSAKTMKEDIIQGYKLGADDYITKPFDSEVLLHKIKAILKRNEELNKEAENKEFDLAGYHFNPKLRELSHAGKTQTLSPKENELLKMLCEHMNDLLPREQALKRIWGSDTYFNGRSMDVYIAKLRKYLKEDSNIEIVNIHGNGFRLVVQNPA from the coding sequence ATGGAAGGAAAGAAAGCAAAAATCTTGTTATGCGAGGATGATCCCAACTTAGGCTCTGTTTTAAAGAATTACCTGGAATTGAATGATTATGATGTAACCCTGGAACGAGACGGCCGTTTGGGTCTGGCCGCTTTTCAACGTGAACAATTTGATCTTTGCCTGTTGGATGTAATGATGCCAAATATGGACGGCTTTACACTAGCAGAAGAGATTCGCGATATAAACCCCGATGTACCCCTGTTTTTCCTGAGTGCTAAAACTATGAAGGAAGACATTATTCAAGGTTACAAGCTGGGTGCTGATGACTATATCACCAAACCTTTTGACAGTGAAGTATTGCTGCACAAGATCAAAGCGATCTTAAAGCGCAATGAAGAGCTGAACAAAGAAGCTGAAAATAAAGAGTTTGACCTGGCTGGCTATCATTTTAACCCAAAACTGCGTGAACTTTCGCATGCTGGCAAAACACAAACCCTTTCTCCAAAAGAGAATGAGTTATTGAAAATGCTGTGCGAGCACATGAATGATCTGTTACCTCGCGAGCAAGCGTTAAAACGCATTTGGGGTAGCGATACTTATTTCAATGGCCGTAGTATGGATGTGTACATTGCCAAACTGCGTAAGTATCTGAAGGAAGACTCCAATATTGAGATTGTCAATATTCATGGTAATGGCTTCCGTCTGGTAGTGCAGAATCCGGCGTAG
- a CDS encoding DUF1569 domain-containing protein, whose product MKSLFDKTAATEITQRIEKLTSTTPAQWGKMNVGQMMAHCGIALELYFGQKTIKRPLIGILIGGIAKKQMLSNKPWAKNLPTAKELIPSANTDFENEKKQLLYWLNRFVQQGSALPPVPHPFFGKMTTNDWGLHQYKHLDHHLTQFGV is encoded by the coding sequence ATGAAGAGCTTATTTGACAAAACAGCAGCAACGGAAATTACACAGCGTATTGAAAAGCTAACGTCAACTACACCGGCGCAATGGGGCAAGATGAACGTGGGCCAGATGATGGCGCATTGTGGTATTGCGCTGGAGCTATACTTTGGACAAAAGACTATCAAGAGGCCCCTTATTGGAATCTTGATAGGCGGTATTGCTAAAAAGCAAATGTTGAGTAATAAGCCTTGGGCAAAAAACCTGCCTACCGCCAAGGAATTAATACCATCTGCTAACACTGACTTTGAAAATGAGAAAAAGCAGTTGTTGTACTGGCTTAACCGGTTTGTGCAACAGGGATCTGCCCTACCACCTGTACCGCACCCTTTCTTTGGCAAAATGACCACTAACGACTGGGGCCTACACCAATACAAACATCTTGATCACCACCTGACCCAATTTGGTGTATAG
- a CDS encoding co-chaperone GroES, with protein MRITPDNKLQKLIIIGDRLLIRPTTPHERTQSGLYLPPGVQEREKVQQGYVIKTGPGYVLPVPAEDEPWKNTEDQVKYIPLQAREGDLAIFLLSGATEVMYQDQKYFIVPQSAILMLEREEDL; from the coding sequence ATGCGAATTACTCCAGACAACAAATTGCAGAAACTCATTATCATTGGCGACCGTCTGCTGATTCGCCCTACTACACCACACGAGCGTACCCAAAGCGGTCTTTACCTCCCACCCGGCGTTCAGGAACGTGAAAAAGTACAACAGGGGTATGTCATAAAAACTGGCCCAGGTTACGTATTACCGGTACCCGCAGAAGATGAGCCTTGGAAGAATACGGAAGACCAGGTCAAGTATATCCCGCTACAGGCGCGTGAGGGCGACCTGGCTATTTTCCTTCTCAGCGGTGCCACCGAGGTCATGTACCAGGACCAAAAATATTTTATTGTACCACAAAGCGCGATCCTCATGCTGGAAAGGGAAGAGGATCTATAA
- a CDS encoding IS30 family transposase, with the protein MDKVRSFNQLGQDERTQIEVLLQQGLSFSAIALVLNRSVSTICREVKRNRVGKAKYLGQVAERRCRLRHRQKKKHELFSASMKAFVFAQLKTKRLSPELIAVEGKKHFCGFVSAEWIYQWIWQMKFSKSRKDQCYQQLYRYLRHAARKRKRGNKRKMRGNIIDRRWIELRPKRAAQRSQKGHLECDIMLGKNRKPGLLVVLDRKTRKTWIRHLKNKDSVYVIGKIKRIVQSCGAKTITFDNDQSFALHYKLKVPTFFTHPYSSQEKGSVENRIGLIRMFFPKQTDFSLVSQAAVKKVEDLINNRPLRMFGYQTPNQLHL; encoded by the coding sequence ATGGATAAAGTTAGATCATTTAACCAACTGGGACAAGATGAACGCACCCAAATTGAAGTTCTTTTACAACAGGGATTGTCTTTCAGCGCCATTGCCCTGGTGTTGAACCGTTCGGTGTCCACCATCTGTAGGGAAGTGAAAAGAAACCGGGTAGGCAAGGCCAAATATCTAGGCCAGGTGGCGGAAAGGCGGTGCCGCCTGCGACACCGGCAAAAGAAAAAGCACGAGCTTTTTTCGGCCTCGATGAAGGCGTTTGTTTTCGCTCAACTGAAAACCAAAAGACTCTCTCCGGAACTCATTGCGGTGGAAGGCAAAAAACACTTTTGCGGCTTTGTCTCAGCAGAATGGATTTACCAGTGGATCTGGCAGATGAAGTTTTCCAAAAGCCGTAAAGACCAGTGTTACCAGCAGTTGTACCGGTACCTGCGGCATGCAGCAAGAAAGCGAAAACGAGGCAATAAAAGAAAGATGCGGGGCAATATCATTGACAGAAGGTGGATCGAGCTGCGGCCTAAAAGGGCTGCACAAAGAAGCCAAAAGGGCCATTTGGAATGCGATATCATGCTGGGAAAAAACAGAAAACCCGGGTTGTTGGTGGTGCTGGACCGCAAAACCCGTAAGACCTGGATCCGGCACCTGAAAAACAAGGACAGTGTTTATGTGATTGGTAAAATAAAGCGGATTGTACAAAGCTGCGGGGCAAAGACGATTACCTTTGATAACGACCAGAGCTTTGCCCTACACTACAAGCTAAAGGTTCCCACCTTTTTTACCCATCCTTACTCCTCGCAGGAAAAAGGATCGGTGGAAAATCGTATCGGTTTGATCCGCATGTTCTTTCCCAAGCAGACCGACTTTTCGTTAGTCAGTCAGGCGGCAGTCAAAAAAGTAGAGGATTTGATCAACAACCGCCCTTTGAGAATGTTTGGCTATCAAACACCTAATCAACTACACCTTTAA
- a CDS encoding tellurite resistance TerB family protein, translating into MHSLPIETEQEAAVAILFASVLFTGQQLTQAQIEHLSRMLVMSARFRGHSLNDLTRKALSLQAEHGSKKLIEEAAPLVDEEFKETLFAMACEIMTADGKVDEKESEIIAMIAIYLGLSMETMKMILTTYMIRNRWNIQIIERE; encoded by the coding sequence ATGCACTCATTACCAATTGAAACCGAGCAGGAAGCGGCCGTTGCTATATTATTTGCCAGTGTCTTATTTACGGGACAGCAACTTACCCAAGCCCAGATTGAACATTTGTCCCGCATGCTGGTAATGTCAGCCCGTTTTCGTGGCCATTCCCTAAACGACCTAACCCGTAAGGCCCTTTCACTACAAGCTGAACATGGTAGTAAAAAGCTCATTGAAGAAGCGGCTCCATTAGTAGATGAGGAGTTTAAAGAAACGCTCTTTGCCATGGCTTGTGAGATCATGACCGCCGATGGTAAGGTAGATGAAAAGGAGAGTGAGATCATTGCCATGATCGCTATCTACCTGGGTCTATCCATGGAAACCATGAAAATGATCCTGACTACCTATATGATCCGCAATCGCTGGAATATCCAGATTATTGAACGGGAGTAA
- a CDS encoding asparaginase domain-containing protein has protein sequence MSIRIFVTGGTFDKEYNELSGQLFFKDSHLPEMLDLGRCLVPVDIRTLMMIDSLDMTDMDRELIVRHCQEVDATQIIITHGTDTMALTAQLLAERIKDKTIVLTGAMIPYKFGSSDGLFNLGSAMAFVQTLPPGVYVAMNGRYFHANNVRKNKESGVFEELR, from the coding sequence ATGAGCATTCGCATTTTTGTTACAGGTGGCACTTTCGATAAGGAGTATAATGAACTCAGTGGTCAATTGTTTTTTAAAGACTCCCACCTTCCGGAAATGCTGGACCTGGGCCGTTGCCTGGTGCCTGTAGACATCCGCACCCTGATGATGATTGACTCGCTGGATATGACCGATATGGACCGCGAGCTGATTGTTCGTCATTGCCAGGAGGTAGATGCCACACAGATCATTATTACGCATGGTACCGATACCATGGCCTTAACGGCACAACTGCTGGCAGAAAGAATAAAAGATAAAACCATTGTACTTACGGGTGCTATGATCCCTTATAAGTTCGGCTCGTCTGACGGGTTATTTAACCTGGGCAGCGCTATGGCATTTGTACAAACACTGCCACCCGGCGTTTATGTAGCTATGAACGGACGTTACTTCCATGCCAATAATGTAAGAAAGAATAAAGAAAGCGGCGTATTTGAAGAATTGCGCTAA
- a CDS encoding PAS domain-containing sensor histidine kinase yields MNKKALYSFFIGFFLLVVVTIINQWSFKSMKEYTAAVDHSREVINSFERLSNHFKSAQIYSPQHEQAYDKFFYLYKVDAEGLDREVGRLKRLVQYNPEQRNRVDSIGLWIQQQLGTLLQKGVVGIVADKEDWRLKQLFIIHMAINEGVVYELNLLAEREIELQQLTHLTSILTLVFTIVAIALIVWTLISNILLVRKRNWLEGFLGSVLNTTQNGVVSFKAIRQGDTISDFEIEYANYAIKKFLGATPDKLVGQRLSGMDGFVQEYKLMERFKQVVEKGEMQELEVWYKENNRNGWYYVLLAQRDDGITVTFHDISDLKRYEEELKKKIEALEHSNTELEQYAYAASHDLQEPLRKIQIFSDFLNETQSDRLDESGKVHLTRIANAAARMSGLIKDVLSFSSIRQEDAFVETDLKGIVQKVLRDLDLLIAQKGATIEVEPLPIIEAVPIQMTQLFYNLINNALKFSHPDREPYLQIRVQKLSPEAVIAQAGLNPLLSYFEITCSDNGIGFDQKMADNIFGLFKRLGDRNDYPGSGIGLALCKKVVLNHQGVIVAEGNHGEGACFRLFLPERQSPVTEAST; encoded by the coding sequence ATGAATAAAAAAGCCCTATACTCTTTCTTTATTGGTTTTTTTCTTTTGGTAGTAGTTACCATAATTAATCAGTGGAGCTTCAAATCCATGAAGGAGTATACTGCTGCCGTTGATCATTCTCGTGAGGTGATCAATTCCTTTGAACGTTTATCCAATCATTTTAAAAGTGCACAGATCTACTCACCCCAACATGAGCAGGCTTATGATAAATTCTTCTACCTGTATAAAGTAGATGCTGAGGGCCTGGATAGGGAAGTAGGCCGGTTAAAGCGCCTGGTGCAGTACAACCCTGAACAGCGCAACCGGGTCGATTCAATCGGCCTCTGGATACAACAGCAGTTAGGTACCCTCTTACAAAAAGGAGTGGTAGGCATTGTAGCGGACAAGGAAGATTGGCGTTTGAAGCAGCTTTTTATTATTCATATGGCTATCAATGAAGGGGTGGTGTATGAATTGAACCTTTTAGCCGAACGGGAAATTGAACTACAGCAGCTAACACACCTTACTAGCATTCTTACCCTCGTTTTTACCATTGTAGCCATTGCTCTCATAGTCTGGACCCTGATCTCAAACATTTTATTGGTCAGGAAACGAAATTGGTTAGAGGGCTTCCTTGGCTCAGTATTAAACACTACACAAAATGGCGTGGTATCATTTAAAGCTATTCGGCAAGGGGATACGATCAGTGATTTTGAGATCGAGTACGCCAATTATGCCATTAAAAAGTTTTTAGGAGCGACGCCAGATAAATTGGTGGGCCAACGGCTAAGCGGCATGGATGGCTTTGTGCAGGAATACAAGCTAATGGAAAGGTTTAAGCAAGTGGTGGAAAAGGGTGAAATGCAGGAACTGGAGGTATGGTATAAAGAAAACAACCGGAACGGCTGGTATTATGTATTGCTGGCGCAACGCGATGATGGCATTACTGTCACCTTCCATGATATCTCTGATTTGAAACGCTATGAAGAAGAGTTAAAGAAAAAGATTGAGGCACTGGAACACTCCAATACGGAACTGGAGCAATATGCCTATGCTGCCTCGCACGATCTGCAGGAGCCACTGCGAAAGATCCAGATATTTAGTGACTTTCTCAACGAAACACAAAGTGATCGATTAGACGAAAGCGGAAAAGTGCACCTGACACGCATTGCGAATGCCGCTGCCCGCATGTCAGGTTTAATTAAAGATGTTCTCAGCTTTTCCAGCATCCGGCAAGAAGATGCTTTTGTAGAAACAGATCTAAAAGGAATTGTGCAAAAAGTGCTGCGGGATCTGGATTTACTCATTGCTCAAAAGGGTGCTACAATAGAAGTGGAGCCTTTGCCAATTATAGAAGCAGTTCCTATTCAAATGACGCAACTGTTTTATAACCTGATTAATAATGCGTTGAAGTTTAGTCATCCCGACCGCGAGCCTTACCTGCAAATCAGGGTACAAAAACTTTCTCCAGAAGCCGTAATAGCACAGGCCGGGTTGAATCCACTGCTTTCTTATTTTGAAATTACATGCTCCGATAATGGAATAGGCTTTGATCAAAAAATGGCAGATAACATTTTTGGTTTGTTCAAACGCTTAGGTGATCGCAACGACTATCCGGGCTCTGGAATTGGGCTGGCGCTTTGTAAAAAAGTAGTGCTCAATCACCAGGGAGTTATTGTTGCTGAAGGTAACCATGGCGAAGGAGCTTGTTTTCGTCTGTTCTTACCAGAAAGGCAATCGCCTGTTACAGAAGCTAGCACCTGA